A segment of the Bos javanicus breed banteng chromosome 22, ARS-OSU_banteng_1.0, whole genome shotgun sequence genome:
GACCGTTCTCAGGCCTGGGGCTGGCAGGCTCCGGAGGCGCACACACCTCGCGGTAGAGTCCCACCGCCCTGCCCACCTATGGCGTGGGCCCGCCATCAGCCTCCCGGAGGGCGCCCTGGGGTCTGGAGGCCTGCAGGGGTGTGTTGGGTCtcttctctgaggctcagtttccccatctgtacacGAGTGGGTGTGGGGTCCCCACAAGCTGTCCACTCTCCCAGGAGTGCAGTGGAGTGTCCAACACCTCCTCCGCCCCGTGTTGAGGGTCTGTCTCACCTGTGCCCGCCGCTGGCCTGTGAGGCCGGTCTGACAGGCCCGAGGGGCCACGGGTCCAGGCTTCTCAGAGTCAGTCTGCGGATGAGGGCCCAGGCCCGCAGCCAGTGCTCAGTGCTCAGGGCCGACGCGGGTCTCGCGCTGGTCTCTTAGCCTGCCCCCGCCACAGTCTCCTTGTCTCCCGAGGGGCGGCCTGCAACCTCCTGCAGCAGCTCCAAGTTTCATTAAACTGCACGGCCCCGGTGCCCAGGGCAAAGGCTGCTgcggacagagaagtctgggaaACCACCTCCCTTGAAAGGCTCTGAGGAGTCCTGCAGGGAGCGCCTGCTGTAACCACAGCTCACCGCTCCTCTGCCTCCCTGGGTCTAGGAGCCTGTGGGCACAGCCCCCGGCGGGTTCCTGGGTCTAGGAGCCTGTGGGCACGGCGCCCGGCGGGTTCCTGGGTCTAGGAGCCTGTGGGCACAGCCCCCGGCGGGTTCTTGGGTCTAGGAGCCTGTGGGCACGGCGCCTGGTGGGTTCCTGGGTCTAGGAGCCTGTGGGCACAGCCCCCGGCGGGTTCCTGGGTCTGGGAGCCCTGTGGGCACAGCCCCCGGCCGGTTCCTGGGTCTGGGAGCCCTGTGGGCACGGTCTGCCCTCCAGGCCAGGCCGGGCCATCCTCACACTCCTCTCCATCACCCGCAGGTGGAGATGCTAGAACGGAAGTATGGGGGCCGCCTCGTGACCCGGCATGCAGCCCGCACCATCCAGACAGCCTTCCGCCAGTACCAGATGAACAAGAACTTCGAGCGGCTGCGCAGCTCCATGTCTGAGAAGCGCCTGTCCCGCCGCATCGTGCTGTCCAACATGCGGGTGCAGCTGTCCTTTGAGGGGCCCGAGAAGGCGCACAGCTCCTTCTTCGAGGGCAAGCAGGTCTCGGTGACCGACGGGGACTCCCCGCTGGGCTCCCTGGGGCCGGCCGAGTGCGGGGACCTgggcccgccgcccccgcccgcccTGCAGGCCCCTGCACCCGCCAGCGACTTTGCTGACGCCATCACGGAGCTGGAGGACGCCTTCTCGCGGCAGGTGAAGTCGCTGGCCGAGTCCATTGATGACGCGCTGAACTGCCGCAGCCTGCACGCCGTGGAGGGGGCGCCCACGCCTGCCGCCGAGCCCTCGTCGGGCCTGCACGGCGCGGCCGAGCAGCGCCGGCTGGACGAGATGACCGCCTCGTACAGCGACGTCACCCTGTACATCGACGAGGACGAGCTGTCGCCGCCGCTGCCTGCGGCACAGGCTGGGTGCCGGCCGTCCAGCGGCGAGTCGGACCTGCGGCTGCGGGCCGGAGCCGCCGCCCAGGACTACTGGGCGCTGGCCCACAAGGACGACAAGGAGGACACGGACACCAGCTGCCGGAGCACGCCGTCGCTGGAGCCGCGGGCGCGCGTGGAGCACCTGCCCCTGCTCACCATCGAGCCGCCCAGCGACAGCTCCGCCGACCTCAGCGACCGCTCTGACCGCAGCTCGCTCAAGAGGCAGAGCGCCTACGAGCGCGGCCTGGGCGGGCCACAGGGCAGCCCCAAGCACGGCCCCCACGGGCCCCCCAGGGGCCTCCCCCGGGAGGAGCCGGAGCCGCGGGCCCGGCCGCCGCGGCCCCTGGACGCCCACCTGGCCATCAACGGCTCGGCCAACCGGCAGAGCAAGTCCGAGTCGGACTACTCCGACGGTGACAATGACAGTCTCAACAGCACGTCCAACTCCAACGACACCATCAACTGCAGCTCGGAGTCGTCGTCCCGCGACAGCCTGCGCGAGCAGACGCTCAGCAAGCAGACCTACCACAAGGAGACGCGCAACAGCTGGGACTCGCCCGCCTTCAGCAACGACGTCATCCGCAAGCGGCTCTACCGCATCGGCCTCAACCTCTTCAACAAGTGAGCGCCTGGCGCCGCGGGGCTGGGGTCGTCGGGCCCCGGGTGGCGGGCAACCTCTTCAACAAGTGAGCGCCTGGCGCCGCGGGGCCGGGGGTCGCCGGGCCCCTGAGGGGGGCGTCCCTGGCCCTCGATCGGCTGAGGACCGCGCATCCCGGAGCCATCGTGGGCACCCAGGGAGCCCTCGAGACTCTTGTCTGCCCCCAGGCTGCGGCCGGAACACTGCGTGAGCAGGGAGGCTGTCCTGTACTCTGTCCCTGGAGCCCGCCTGCCTGCTCTGGGCCCCGCCAGTCCCAAGGCGTCTCAGACCCTCCTGGGGGAGGCTGGGGGGACTTGGGGGCCCCCGAGCTCCCCTCATCCCCGGCAGGCGTCGTGTCCTGACCCGGAAGTCCCAGCCGGGTGGATAGGTGGGGGCCAGAAGAGCTGCCTGCCTGGACCAAGCACCTTGGTCTCTGGACTCTTCCTGGCGCTGCCGGCCCTCTGCCGTGGGCCACATACCAGCCTCCCTTCGCATGTCTGGATGCGTGACTCTGGTCCTCACACTTCCTCTCTGTGTGTCCCCCGTGGGTGCGACCCCCACAGGGGCCTCATCTGTGTGAGTCACGGGGTGTGAGCTGGAGATGAGCCCGTGTGGAAGGAGCTCAGAGAGTGCCGGGCCCAGAGTCCAGCCCGTTCCTCCCTGCCGTCCCCTGGGCCCCTGCGGACATCCCCTGGGCGTGGGCCACGCACACTGTCCTGTTCTGACGCTGCCACGCAGTTCACTGCTGGTGGCCGGACCCAGGGACGTCCAGTGGCTGTTCGTTGAAGTAGAGCCTGCAGCTGGACATGGGGACCCATTTCCCCACATCCTGGACGGCACTCAGCCTTGTCTCCCACCCTAGTCCAAGCGTAGAGATAGTGTCTCCTGTTTCACTTTGGATTTGCCTGCCTGCTGCTGAGGTGGAGTATCCGTGTTTGTGTCTTTTGGCTGTTTTGGTTTTTCCTTCTACAGAATGCCTGTTCttattttttgcctatttttctgttatttctctttttgatttccttaattcatttcagtttagttcagttgctcagtcatgtctgactctttgcaaccccacggactgcagcacaccaggcctccctgtccatcaccaactcccaaagtttactcaaactcatgtccattgagtccatgatgccatccaaccatctcatcctctgttgtccccttctctccccttcaatctttcccagcatcagagtcttttcaaatgagtcagctctttgcatcaggtatccAAAGAATTGGAAtgtcagtttcagcatcagtccttccaatgaacacccaggactgatctcctttaggatggactggtgggatctccttgcagtccaagggactctcaagagtcttctccaacaccacagttcaaaagcatcaattcttcagtgctcagctttcttcacagtccaaatctcacatccatacgtgaccgctggaaaaaccatagctttgactagacggacctttattggcaaagtaatgtctctgctttttgatatgctgtccaggttggtttGATTTCCTAGTGGCTCTTTATATGTGGTGGATGCTGACTCTTTGGAATTACAGAAATGTCTTCTTGTCACTGGCTGCCCCTTTGGTAAACTTCTAAAGTGGAATCCACACACTATAAGATCTGTCCTTGTGAAGTGTctagttcagtggtttttaagtatacagtttttAACTTTGTTTATGCTTTGCTCGTTTAACAGAAGTTACcagttcttttttacattttttcttattgaGATGTGGTTGACACATAACCTAGCTGCAAGCACACACAGGATGATTCCCCGTCTGTCTGTATACATGGTCCGTTTATCGGCGTTCCCTTTGGGtgctgctttgtttttttatgttttaagagaCCCCACCCCAGGTCATCACGTTGGTTCACAGTATTTTCTCAGGACTGTCGTGGTTTTGTTGTATATCCTTTGGTACGTCTGCCTGATGTTTGGTTTGGAGAGTGGTACCCGGTGAGGAGTGGAGCTTTTATTATCGGTGGAAGTTAGCTGGTCGTTCGCAGACAGTTTATTGAGTCGTCTGTCCTTTCTCTGTTGACTTGAAGTCCCGTGTGACTCCTCCGGAGCGGGGCCTGTGCTGGGATCCTGTCGCTTCCTTGGCAGATACTCACGGAACACCTTGTGCAGGCCGGCCCTGTGCGGGGGCCTGGCCGCGTCTGTGAACAGGATCAAAGATCCTCGTGAGGCTCCCTCCACACTCGTGGTCGGGGGCTCTGTTTTTTCCTGTGCCCACATCAGGCTTTGGGTTTTACATGCTTTCTTAGGGCAGAAAACCCTCTTTTGTCCTTTTAAACAGCGGTCTTGGCTCTTGTTGGCAGTTACTCTTCCACACTGATTGTGGAATCAGCTCGTTAAGACTGTGGAAACCCCTGGAGGACTTTTCACTGCAGCCCCTGTGATTGGGGGGCCTCAGCCCTTTACAAGTCGAGGGGCAGAGGTGAGGCTGGGCCTCAGGCACTGTTTTAGTTCAGATTGCTGGTGACCACAGTCCGTGCAGCTGCCCGCTGGGCCCAGTGCAGGGGCTCAGCGGCCGGTCCCAGGACGGGCCCGCAGCTGCAGAGCGCACTGTCGAAGGTGCGGCCTCGCCCACAGGGAGGCGGTGTCACCCGTCCGTGCATCAGCACCTGTGGCCGGGCGGGAACAGGGACCCTGGGTCACCCCTTCTGCACCAGGACCCAGCAGGTCGTTCCCTGCCAAGCTCGGGCACAAGGCTGGGGCGTGTGGCCACCCGGGGTACAGATAGCGGGGTCCCCTCGCAGCCGGAGGCCGGCCCACACGTAGAAACACGAAGTGAGCAGGGCCTGCCATCAGCACGCGGCCGCAGGGAGCCCCGGCTCTGACCGCCACGCCCCAGAGTGCCCCTCGGGCTCCAGGCCCGTCCAAGGCTCCTGCTCTCCCGCCCTATTTCTTCTGATCACGGGCACCTTCCCGTGAGGTCAGCCAAGCCGGCACCAGGCCCCGAGGTCCGGTCCGAGGGAGCGGCCTGCTGGCTCACTGCCTGAGTCCCTGGCCGCAGCGGGAGCCAGCTCTGGGCCTCCGTGTCCTCTGGTGTCCTGGAGGTTTGTCGTAATCCCTCAGGTGCTCACCTGCTGTGCACCGAATTCCAGGCGCCGCCCGTGTTAACACACCCGTCCCACAAGGGTGGTCCTGGCCCTGGGAGGCCACGCAGCTCACGTCAGGCACCTGGGCAGCGGGGGCAGTGTGGGGGCTGAGCTGGCGTGGGGGTCCTCGGGGTGCCAGCCATCCAGCCTGTCCTCAGGCGGCCAATGCGTGCTTGGTGGGGCCGCTGTGTGCGCCCCTCACTGGCCCAGGCTGGGCGCGGGGCCTGGACAGTCCTGGTGCCCCGGGTGGTGGACTCAGGCTGGGAAAGGACCAAGTGCCATGGAGGCGGAGGCGGGCAGGGGCGGACGCGCCCAGCTGAGCCTGTCTCTCGTCCGCCAGGAAGCCCGAGAAGGGCGTCCAGTACCTCATCGAGCGCGGCTTCGTGCCCGACACACCGGTGGGGGTGGCCCACTTCCTGCTGCAGCGCAAGGGCCTGAGCCGGCAGATGATCGGCGAGTTCCTGGGCAACCGGCAGAAGCAGTTCAACCGCGACGTGCTCGAGTGAGTGACCCCTCCCGTGACGCATGCGGCCCCGCGCACCTCCAGTCGGGTGGGGGTCCCGCCACCTCTCCCCTGACGCATGCAGCCCCGGGCACCTCCACTGGGGCGGGGGTCCCGCCACCTCTCCCCCAGATGCACGCAGACCCCGGGCACCTCCAGCCCCGTCCAGCAGGGCCGGCCCCAGCCCTGGTCCCGCGGCCTCTGTGCTGCCATCCTGGGTGCGGCGCCGGCAGCCAGCCGAGCTTGGGCCctgtcctcctccctctcctgctgGGAGATGGGCTGATGGTCCACCAGGCTAGCGGCCCCAGACCCCGCAGAAGAAGGGGTTTCTGGCCCCTGGGAACTGCTGGCAGCTTTGAGAAGGCTTGCCTGCATGTGCCTgcaccgccccccgccgccctccCCGACTGTCCTGAGAGAAACAGCTCCGTGTCTGGGGCCCGTGGTTGCTGGGTGGGCGCTGTTACAGGCCCTGTCCCCACTTCACCCTCAGGGGGTGTTGGGGGTCCATAGCCCCCTCCACAGACGAGAAGCCAGAGCCAGCAGTAGATGGCTCAGAGCGGGTGTCCTTGGCTGGGACCTGGGGCATGGCTCCAGGCCTGCCGTGGGCACGGTGCCCACCCAGGCCCTGCACAGGATGGATGACCCAGCTGGTGGGCCAGGCACAGGgtcaaagcacacacacagctttgCACTCGGTGACACGCCGACACCCTGGAGAGGCAGCCTGTGCCCCCAGGCTGCTCCCCCCACAGCCCCTCTGCTCCAGCGCCCCCACCATAGTGTGGTTGTTGCCCCTCTCCTTTGAAACCAGGGAGGGCCCGTCCAAGGAGAGCTGATTAGCTACCCCGTGAGTGGGGCCCAAGACGACCGTCCAGCCCAGCTCCTGGCCTGCGGCCGGCCCttagcccaccccccacccccactcctccaAGCCGCTGCTGGTCCGTAGGAAATCCGGGCATTGTTTCCTTAGATTAGAAAATAGCGGCGGCCTCAGGAAGTAGCGagaccccctcccctgcccccaggcatCCTCCTCGAATACTGGTCAGCAGACTTCCCTGTGGGGCCCCACCTGCCCCTTGCCCCGATGGCTGAGAGTGCTCGGAGCATCACCCCAGTGGACGGGGTCCCTGGGAGTGGACACTGGGACCTCTGCAGCCCCCCTGGGTGGTCGCTCGAGGGTCCCTGGTGCAGACCCAGTTTCTCTACTCAGGTCCCAGTCAGGCTGGGGCAGGGCCGTGGCCAGAGTCCCCTGCCCCCCGCGGCCTCCCCATCTCTGCCCTCCTTGCGGGTCAGCGGGTGGGAATGGCACCGCCCCTCTGGACACCCCTCGGAAATGCCTAGGAGAGCCTCCCTCCGGGCCTCCCTGCTTCGAGCCCTTGGCCCCCAGCGGGAGAGGGCAGGGTCGCTGACCCGCCACGGGCTCTCATTCCAGCTGCGTGGTGGACGAGATGGACTTCTCCGCCATGGAGCTGGACGAGGCCCTGAGGAAGTTCCAGGCACACATCCGGGTGCAGGGAGAGGCGCAGAAGGTGGAGCGGCTGATCGAGGCCTTCAGGTGCGGGCCGGGCCGGCGGGGAAGGGGCCCCACTCAGAGGCCGGGGCCCCGAGGGCAGAATCCCCCTTCAGGGGCAGGGGGCCCCTTCTGGGTGCCAGGCACCGTGCGGCCCAGTGCTGGAGCTGGGGCCTCGGATGCTGGCTCCCGAATCCGTCAGCATCGTTGCAGGGCAGActctcagagacacagagagccCAGTTCTGATACACACGCCCCGTgccggctgtgtgaccttgtgctGTTACTTAACCGCTCTGTGCTTCAGTCCTCACCGGCAGAGGGGGATGATGACGGCACCTACCCTGGGGTGGTTGGGCAGGTAAACCACTCGGGATGTGTGGGCGCGTTTAGCCCAGCGCCTGGCACCCCAGAGAGCCTGTGATCGAGGCTAGCTGTCCCTGCAGCCCTCCTGCACGCTGGGACTGTGCACACTGCATGTTGGGGCTCCGGGCCCCATGCTGGGTGTGGGAGACCCAGCCCCCTGGTCTCTGCATGGGTGGTGGGGCCGCAGAAGAAGAGACCCCAGGCCCTGGGAGGGGAGCATTCAGACACTTCCatccaggagggcttcctggaagggGCAGCTCTTGACAGGGAAGAGAAAATTGAAGCCCATGTTGTCTAAGCTCTGATGGCTGCAGCCTGCGAGCTCAAATTGCCATGCTCCTCTTGATTCCTCTTCTCCATCCCTGCCCCAACCACCCAGCCCTCCACAAGGGCGCCAGTGGAGGGGACTTTGGGAAGGCGTGTGGGCGTGTTGGAGGCCGTGTGTTAGTGAGGCTGTTAGTCAGCTGCCACAGCAAAGGCGCCGCAGCAGCAGGGGCTGAAACCAGCCGGAGCTGGGCCGCCCTCTGAACTGCAGCCCTAGGCTCCTGTCACCCGAGGGCCCCGGGGCGGGTCCATCCCCACTCTGGCGGGGCAGAGGGCACACCATGCCTTTAGGGCACAGCCTCTCAGCAGCCAGCACTCTGAGGGGGCCCGAACAGCCGCCATCCAGCTGGGGGGCAGAGGGGACTTGACTCCCATGGCAAGCAGATGGGCAGATGGTCAGGGCCAGCTCTGCTAGTTGGGAGTCCTAGCCATGTACCCGATGCAGACACAGAGGCTCTGAGACGAGTGACCAGCCTCGGGTGTTTGGGACCACTGGGGGGCGAGGGGTGGGCTGGCCTCCTGCCCTGGCTGAagtcccccccgccccaccccagccagCGGTACTGTATCTGCAACCCCGGGGTGGTGCGGCAGTTCCGGAACCCCGACACCATCTTCATCCTGGCCTTCGCCATCATCCTGCTCAACACCGACATGTACAGCCCCAACGTCAAGCCCGAGCGCAAGATGAAGCTGGAGGACTTCGTCAAGAACCTCCGTGGTGAGCCGCCCTGGCCTCGCCAGCGCAGGGTGGGGGTGGCCCGTCCCGAGGGCGATGTGAGGCCTGGTCTCAGAACGACTGCAGGGTTTGGGCCCAGGCCCATTGCAGGGCCACAGGGCGGAGGGACCACAGGCTGGGTGCTCCCAGGGCCTCTGAGcatgcccctccccagcctccggTCTGGCCTCCACGGCGGCCCCGTGGCCCTGTTGCCCATGGGAAAGCTGGCTGTGAGCTGCGTGCTCCTGGTGACCCAGGAGCTTCAGGGGCTCCGGTTCCTCCTCTGGTTTAGCGCCTCAGCCATGGGACTGGGGCCTCTGCTGTGTGTGAAACGAGCCCAGAGGGCGGAGGCTCGAGGAAAACAGGGCTGCCGGGACACACACCTGCCGGCCTGCCACCCTCACATCCGTGACCTCGCAGTTCGTGCACCTGTTTGCTCCGCCGTCCCAGGACGACGGCGAGGAGTGGCTGTGTCTCCCTAGTTCCCAGGGTGGGAGCCGAGCACCCCAGAACCAGGAGAGCAAGCTGCTTGGCTCTGTCTCAGGAGCCTGGGCCCTTCCCACTGATGACCTCTTGTCTTCAAGCCAGGGACCCCAGGGTTTCTGCCCCACCTTCCTTGAGCTTCGAAGGTTCAGAGGAGGGGGGGCCCACCCGAGGTCACGCAGCAAGTGAGAGTTGGAGGAGGCAGGAGTTCCAAGGCCAGGCCAGTGCTTCTGCATGAAGTGCATGCCCAGCTCGTTCGTCTTAGGGGAGggtgcccccaccccagcacacACACTGGACATGCCTTTTCTCTGGAATCGCTCAGCTGCCCAGCAGGACCAGCAGCCAGTGGCTCTGGGAGTccagggagaggcaggaggggagcCTGGACACCTGGCAAGCGGTGTTTTGCTTTtactgatatttgtctttgaatttctttttgtaagtatgtgtgtgtgtacacaggttTACTTTTTCACGCGTTTCggttctggctgtgctgggtctctgctgctcTGCGTGGGCGTGCtctggctgcagtgcatgggctcctcATCGTGGTGGCCTCGCTGTGGCCGCTCATGGGCTGTAGGCACATGGGCCTCCGCAGTTgcggctcacgggctctagagcgtggactcagtagttggggtACACGGGCTTCGCTGCTCAGCAGTACATGGCATCTTCcaggactagggatcgaacttgtgtctcctacatgaGCAGAcggattcttatccattgcaccaccaggaaagttccttaTGTTTATATTTTGCGTGGGTCCTATCGTCACATGGTTTAG
Coding sequences within it:
- the IQSEC1 gene encoding IQ motif and SEC7 domain-containing protein 1 isoform X5, which encodes MLERKYGGRLVTRHAARTIQTAFRQYQMNKNFERLRSSMSEKRLSRRIVLSNMRVQLSFEGPEKAHSSFFEGKQVSVTDGDSPLGSLGPAECGDLGPPPPPALQAPAPASDFADAITELEDAFSRQVKSLAESIDDALNCRSLHAVEGAPTPAAEPSSGLHGAAEQRRLDEMTASYSDVTLYIDEDELSPPLPAAQAGCRPSSGESDLRLRAGAAAQDYWALAHKDDKEDTDTSCRSTPSLEPRARVEHLPLLTIEPPSDSSADLSDRSDRSSLKRQSAYERGLGGPQGSPKHGPHGPPRGLPREEPEPRARPPRPLDAHLAINGSANRQSKSESDYSDGDNDSLNSTSNSNDTINCSSESSSRDSLREQTLSKQTYHKETRNSWDSPAFSNDVIRKRLYRIGLNLFNKKPEKGVQYLIERGFVPDTPVGVAHFLLQRKGLSRQMIGEFLGNRQKQFNRDVLDCVVDEMDFSAMELDEALRKFQAHIRVQGEAQKVERLIEAFSQRYCICNPGVVRQFRNPDTIFILAFAIILLNTDMYSPNVKPERKMKLEDFVKNLRGVDDGEDIPRELLVGIYERIRRRELKTSEDHVSQVQKVEKLIVGKKPIGSLHHGLGCVLSLPHRRLVCYCRLFEVPDPNKPQKLGLHQREIFLFNDLLVVTKIFQKKKNSVTYSFRQSFSLYGMQVLLFENQYYPNGIRLTSAVPGADIKVLINFNAPNPQDRKKFTDDLRESIAEVQEMEKHRIETELEKQKGVVRPSMSQCPSLKKEPGGGTLSRACLDDSYAGGEGLKRSALSSSLRDLSEAGKRGRRSSAGSLESNVEGSIISSPHMRRRATSTRDCPSRPHQATPNSSSLLGSLFGSKRGKPPPQAHLPPAPAPPRPATGHPQGPVEGPLAGPVHGHHGQYCCLQQNPPPYHHHHHHHPPPHIQHAHQHHHGPHGGHPAYGAHAHGHPPLPAGHAGHAAHHHGQPPAPPPPTSSKAKPSGISTIV
- the IQSEC1 gene encoding IQ motif and SEC7 domain-containing protein 1 isoform X6; this encodes MWCLHCNSERTQSLLELELDSGVEGEAPSSEPGTSLDSPSAYHQGPLAPGSGLSPEPYEHAPSGAYGLYAGPPGQQQRARRPRLQHSTSILRKQAEEEAIKRSRSLSESYELSSDLQDKQVEMLERKYGGRLVTRHAARTIQTAFRQYQMNKNFERLRSSMSEKRLSRRIVLSNMRVQLSFEGPEKAHSSFFEGKQVSVTDGDSPLGSLGPAECGDLGPPPPPALQAPAPASDFADAITELEDAFSRQVKSLAESIDDALNCRSLHAVEGAPTPAAEPSSGLHGAAEQRRLDEMTASYSDVTLYIDEDELSPPLPAAQAGCRPSSGESDLRLRAGAAAQDYWALAHKDDKEDTDTSCRSTPSLEPRARVEHLPLLTIEPPSDSSADLSDRSDRSSLKRQSAYERGLGGPQGSPKHGPHGPPRGLPREEPEPRARPPRPLDAHLAINGSANRQSKSESDYSDGDNDSLNSTSNSNDTINCSSESSSRDSLREQTLSKQTYHKETRNSWDSPAFSNDVIRKRLYRIGLNLFNKKPEKGVQYLIERGFVPDTPVGVAHFLLQRKGLSRQMIGEFLGNRQKQFNRDVLDCVVDEMDFSAMELDEALRKFQAHIRVQGEAQKVERLIEAFSQRYCICNPGVVRQFRNPDTIFILAFAIILLNTDMYSPNVKPERKMKLEDFVKNLRGVDDGEDIPRELLVGIYERIRRRELKTSEDHVSQVQKVEKLIVGKKPIGSLHHGLGCVLSLPHRRLVCYCRLFEVPDPNKPQKLGLHQREIFLFNDLLVVTKIFQKKKNSVTYSFRQSFSLYGMQVLLFENQYYPNGIRLTSAVPGADIKVLINFNAPNPQDRKKFTDDLRESIAEVQEMEKHRIETELEKQKGVVRPSMSQCPSLKKEPGGGTLSRACLDDSYAGGEGLKRSALSSSLRDLSEAGKRGRRSSAGSLESNVEFQPFEPLQPPVLCS
- the IQSEC1 gene encoding IQ motif and SEC7 domain-containing protein 1 isoform X1; its protein translation is MWCLHCNSERTQSLLELELDSGVEGEAPSSEPGTSLDSPSAYHQGPLAPGSGLSPEPYEHAPSGAYGLYAGPPGQQQRARRPRLQHSTSILRKQAEEEAIKRSRSLSESYELSSDLQDKQVEMLERKYGGRLVTRHAARTIQTAFRQYQMNKNFERLRSSMSEKRLSRRIVLSNMRVQLSFEGPEKAHSSFFEGKQVSVTDGDSPLGSLGPAECGDLGPPPPPALQAPAPASDFADAITELEDAFSRQVKSLAESIDDALNCRSLHAVEGAPTPAAEPSSGLHGAAEQRRLDEMTASYSDVTLYIDEDELSPPLPAAQAGCRPSSGESDLRLRAGAAAQDYWALAHKDDKEDTDTSCRSTPSLEPRARVEHLPLLTIEPPSDSSADLSDRSDRSSLKRQSAYERGLGGPQGSPKHGPHGPPRGLPREEPEPRARPPRPLDAHLAINGSANRQSKSESDYSDGDNDSLNSTSNSNDTINCSSESSSRDSLREQTLSKQTYHKETRNSWDSPAFSNDVIRKRLYRIGLNLFNKKPEKGVQYLIERGFVPDTPVGVAHFLLQRKGLSRQMIGEFLGNRQKQFNRDVLDCVVDEMDFSAMELDEALRKFQAHIRVQGEAQKVERLIEAFSQRYCICNPGVVRQFRNPDTIFILAFAIILLNTDMYSPNVKPERKMKLEDFVKNLRGVDDGEDIPRELLVGIYERIRRRELKTSEDHVSQVQKVEKLIVGKKPIGSLHHGLGCVLSLPHRRLVCYCRLFEVPDPNKPQKLGLHQREIFLFNDLLVVTKIFQKKKNSVTYSFRQSFSLYGMQVLLFENQYYPNGIRLTSAVPGADIKVLINFNAPNPQDRKKFTDDLRESIAEVQEMEKHRIETELEKQKGVVRPSMSQCPSLKKEPGGGTLSRACLDDSYAGGEGLKRSALSSSLRDLSEAGKRGRRSSAGSLESNVEGSIISSPHMRRRATSTRDCPSRPHQATPNSSSLLGSLFGSKRGKPPPQAHLPPAPAPPRPATGHPQGPVEGPLAGPVHGHHGQYCCLQQNPPPYHHHHHHHPPPHIQHAHQHHHGPHGGHPAYGAHAHGHPPLPAGHAGHAAHHHGQPPAPPPPTSSKAKPSGISTIV
- the IQSEC1 gene encoding IQ motif and SEC7 domain-containing protein 1 isoform X3, giving the protein MACRRRYFVEGEAPSSEPGTSLDSPSAYHQGPLAPGSGLSPEPYEHAPSGAYGLYAGPPGQQQRARRPRLQHSTSILRKQAEEEAIKRSRSLSESYELSSDLQDKQVEMLERKYGGRLVTRHAARTIQTAFRQYQMNKNFERLRSSMSEKRLSRRIVLSNMRVQLSFEGPEKAHSSFFEGKQVSVTDGDSPLGSLGPAECGDLGPPPPPALQAPAPASDFADAITELEDAFSRQVKSLAESIDDALNCRSLHAVEGAPTPAAEPSSGLHGAAEQRRLDEMTASYSDVTLYIDEDELSPPLPAAQAGCRPSSGESDLRLRAGAAAQDYWALAHKDDKEDTDTSCRSTPSLEPRARVEHLPLLTIEPPSDSSADLSDRSDRSSLKRQSAYERGLGGPQGSPKHGPHGPPRGLPREEPEPRARPPRPLDAHLAINGSANRQSKSESDYSDGDNDSLNSTSNSNDTINCSSESSSRDSLREQTLSKQTYHKETRNSWDSPAFSNDVIRKRLYRIGLNLFNKKPEKGVQYLIERGFVPDTPVGVAHFLLQRKGLSRQMIGEFLGNRQKQFNRDVLDCVVDEMDFSAMELDEALRKFQAHIRVQGEAQKVERLIEAFSQRYCICNPGVVRQFRNPDTIFILAFAIILLNTDMYSPNVKPERKMKLEDFVKNLRGVDDGEDIPRELLVGIYERIRRRELKTSEDHVSQVQKVEKLIVGKKPIGSLHHGLGCVLSLPHRRLVCYCRLFEVPDPNKPQKLGLHQREIFLFNDLLVVTKIFQKKKNSVTYSFRQSFSLYGMQVLLFENQYYPNGIRLTSAVPGADIKVLINFNAPNPQDRKKFTDDLRESIAEVQEMEKHRIETELEKQKGVVRPSMSQCPSLKKEPGGGTLSRACLDDSYAGGEGLKRSALSSSLRDLSEAGKRGRRSSAGSLESNVEGSIISSPHMRRRATSTRDCPSRPHQATPNSSSLLGSLFGSKRGKPPPQAHLPPAPAPPRPATGHPQGPVEGPLAGPVHGHHGQYCCLQQNPPPYHHHHHHHPPPHIQHAHQHHHGPHGGHPAYGAHAHGHPPLPAGHAGHAAHHHGQPPAPPPPTSSKAKPSGISTIV
- the IQSEC1 gene encoding IQ motif and SEC7 domain-containing protein 1 isoform X2, coding for MKGGGGMWGLMWKYCISVRTLSVEGEAPSSEPGTSLDSPSAYHQGPLAPGSGLSPEPYEHAPSGAYGLYAGPPGQQQRARRPRLQHSTSILRKQAEEEAIKRSRSLSESYELSSDLQDKQVEMLERKYGGRLVTRHAARTIQTAFRQYQMNKNFERLRSSMSEKRLSRRIVLSNMRVQLSFEGPEKAHSSFFEGKQVSVTDGDSPLGSLGPAECGDLGPPPPPALQAPAPASDFADAITELEDAFSRQVKSLAESIDDALNCRSLHAVEGAPTPAAEPSSGLHGAAEQRRLDEMTASYSDVTLYIDEDELSPPLPAAQAGCRPSSGESDLRLRAGAAAQDYWALAHKDDKEDTDTSCRSTPSLEPRARVEHLPLLTIEPPSDSSADLSDRSDRSSLKRQSAYERGLGGPQGSPKHGPHGPPRGLPREEPEPRARPPRPLDAHLAINGSANRQSKSESDYSDGDNDSLNSTSNSNDTINCSSESSSRDSLREQTLSKQTYHKETRNSWDSPAFSNDVIRKRLYRIGLNLFNKKPEKGVQYLIERGFVPDTPVGVAHFLLQRKGLSRQMIGEFLGNRQKQFNRDVLDCVVDEMDFSAMELDEALRKFQAHIRVQGEAQKVERLIEAFSQRYCICNPGVVRQFRNPDTIFILAFAIILLNTDMYSPNVKPERKMKLEDFVKNLRGVDDGEDIPRELLVGIYERIRRRELKTSEDHVSQVQKVEKLIVGKKPIGSLHHGLGCVLSLPHRRLVCYCRLFEVPDPNKPQKLGLHQREIFLFNDLLVVTKIFQKKKNSVTYSFRQSFSLYGMQVLLFENQYYPNGIRLTSAVPGADIKVLINFNAPNPQDRKKFTDDLRESIAEVQEMEKHRIETELEKQKGVVRPSMSQCPSLKKEPGGGTLSRACLDDSYAGGEGLKRSALSSSLRDLSEAGKRGRRSSAGSLESNVEGSIISSPHMRRRATSTRDCPSRPHQATPNSSSLLGSLFGSKRGKPPPQAHLPPAPAPPRPATGHPQGPVEGPLAGPVHGHHGQYCCLQQNPPPYHHHHHHHPPPHIQHAHQHHHGPHGGHPAYGAHAHGHPPLPAGHAGHAAHHHGQPPAPPPPTSSKAKPSGISTIV